One genomic region from Ornithinicoccus hortensis encodes:
- a CDS encoding metallophosphoesterase, with protein MHPVWRVGGSLVGAGLGVLGWSTLVEPRAFALRRFDVPVLPAGSRPLRVLHLSDLHLLPSQRYRIDWVRGLAALAPDLVVTTGDNLAGPDAVPAVLDAYRDLLGIPGVFVLGSNDYFPPTYKNPLRYFNDSHARGEHLTPHRLPTQDLVDGFTAAGWVDLDNARTRLTVGGLDLEFVGVDDPHLEYDDYASIAGPADPAADLMIGVTHAPYQRILDPMAADGARLLLAGHTHGGQVCVPGHGALVTNCDLDTSRAKGLSRWWPGAARAKPRAMPPEGAAYLHVSAGLGAAPTSPFRLACRPEASLLTLREARR; from the coding sequence ATGCATCCGGTATGGCGTGTCGGCGGTTCACTGGTCGGGGCCGGGCTGGGGGTGCTCGGCTGGAGCACGCTGGTCGAGCCCCGGGCGTTCGCGCTGCGCCGGTTCGACGTGCCGGTGCTGCCCGCCGGCTCCCGGCCGCTGCGGGTCCTGCACCTGTCCGACCTGCACCTGCTCCCCAGCCAGCGCTACCGGATCGACTGGGTCCGCGGTCTGGCCGCCCTCGCGCCCGACCTGGTGGTCACCACCGGGGACAACCTGGCGGGACCCGACGCGGTGCCCGCGGTCCTGGACGCCTACCGGGACCTGCTCGGCATACCCGGGGTCTTCGTCCTCGGCTCCAACGACTACTTCCCGCCGACCTACAAGAACCCGCTGCGCTACTTCAACGACAGCCACGCCCGGGGCGAGCACCTCACGCCCCATCGGCTGCCCACGCAGGACCTGGTCGACGGGTTCACGGCGGCGGGCTGGGTGGACCTGGACAACGCCCGGACCCGGTTGACCGTGGGCGGGCTGGACCTCGAGTTCGTCGGCGTGGACGACCCCCACCTGGAGTACGACGACTACGCCTCGATCGCCGGCCCGGCCGACCCGGCCGCCGACCTGATGATCGGCGTCACCCACGCGCCCTACCAGCGCATCCTGGACCCGATGGCCGCCGACGGGGCGCGGCTGCTGCTGGCCGGCCACACCCACGGCGGCCAGGTCTGCGTCCCCGGCCACGGGGCGCTGGTGACCAACTGCGACCTGGACACCAGCCGCGCCAAGGGGCTGTCCCGGTGGTGGCCCGGGGCCGCCCGTGCCAAGCCCCGGGCGATGCCCCCGGAGGGCGCGGCCTACCTGCACGTCTCGGCCGGCCTCGGTGCCGCCCCGACCTCGCCGTTCCGTCTCGCCTGCCGCCCGGAGGCCTCGTTGCTGACCCTCCGCGAGGCCCGCCGATAG